The Musa acuminata AAA Group cultivar baxijiao chromosome BXJ1-3, Cavendish_Baxijiao_AAA, whole genome shotgun sequence genome window below encodes:
- the LOC103979186 gene encoding uncharacterized protein LOC103979186 translates to MEKKRTRKEEDDEHVTVVAAAAVASEEEAKGWSERGWRSGEETWPRKGDGGGGVMLEGYVLGSADGGERGPGGVKGTRSLTDEDLEELKACLDLGFGFSYEGIPELCNTLPALELCYSMSQRFHLDDQQEQISHGDSLPFANWMISSPGDDPDEVKARLKYWAQTVACTLRLCS, encoded by the exons ATGGAAAAGAAGAGAAcgaggaaggaggaggacgacgagcaCGTGACGGTGGTCGCTGCTGCGGCTGTGGCGTCGGAGGAGGAGGCGAAGGGGTGGTCCGAGCGGGGGTGGCGGAGCGGGGAGGAGACCTGGCCGCGCAAGGGCGACGGCGGCGGAGGGGTGATGCTGGAGGGGTACGTCTTGGGCTCGGCGGACGGCGGGGAGCGGGGGCCTGGTGGGGTCAAGGGGACGAGGAGCCTCACGGACGAGGACCTGGAGGAGCTCAAGGCGTGCCTCGACCTAGGGTTCGGGTTCAGCTACGAGGGGATCCCGGAGCTCTGCAACACGCTCCCAGCGCTGGAGCTCTGCTATTCCATGAGCCAGAGGTTCCACCTGGACGATCAGCAAGAACAGATATCTCATGGGGACTCGCTTCCCTTCGCCAATTGGATGATCTCCAGTCCTG GTGATGATCCAGATGAAGTTAAAGCAAGGCTGAAGTACTGGGCTCAGACAGTAGCATGCACTCTCCGATTATGCAGCTGA
- the LOC135637791 gene encoding calcium-dependent protein kinase 21-like, with amino-acid sequence MGGCYSAPSSNDSFVDRKKKPSLHCLPSSYTDDDDDDDERDFDTRPSSPLSILDGLPAVDFLHRYLLGAELGRGEFGVTRRCTDNETGEALACKIISKRKIRSMEDMVDVRREVEIMKTLSEHPNIVSLREAYEDGESVYLIMEVCEGGELFDRIVAKGHYSERAAANVAKTIVEVVQLCHKHGVIHRDLKPENFLFANNSEDSPLKAIDFGLSVFFKPGQRFTEVVGSPYYIAPEVLKRSYGPEVDVWSAGVILYILLCGVPPFWAENDEGIIQSILNSSIDFEREPWPKISRNAKDLVQLMLDPNPSTRLTAQQVLDHPWLQHANKAPNVSLGETVRTRLQQFSVMNRFKKKALRVVAEQLPIEEVANIKKIFYMMDKDKNGTLTLEELKEGLHIIGNPVPEPDVKMLLEAADVDGNGTLDCEEFMTVSVHLKKISSEEQLTKAFNYFDKDGSGYIEMDELREALVEGDAPTEQVIWEIISDVDTDKDGRISYKEFELMMKSGSDWRNGSRQYSRQLFNNLTKKLFKDSSLKEN; translated from the exons ATGGGAGGTTGCTACTCTGCTCCATCTTCTAATGACTCCTTCGTCGACCGGAAGAAGAAACCGAGCCTCCACTGCCTACCCTCCTCCTAcaccgacgacgacgatgacgacgacgagaGAGACTTCGACACCCGTCCGTCCTCACCGCTCTCCATCCTCGACGGCCTTCCTGCCGTCGACTTTCTGCATCGTTACCTCCTGGGGGCCGAGCTGGGGCGGGGCGAGTTCGGGGTGACCCGGCGCTGCACCGACAACGAGACCGGCGAAGCCTTGGCGTGCAAGATCATCTCCAAGAGGAAGATCAGGAGCATGGAGGACATGGTCGACGTGCGGCGGGAGGTGGAGATCATGAAGACCCTGTCGGAGCACCCCAACATCGTGAGCCTGAGAGAGGCCTACGAGGACGGCGAGTCTGTTTACCTCATCATGGAGGTCTGCGAGGGCGGTGAGCTCTTCGATAGAATCGTAGCAAAGGGCCACTACTCGGAGCGTGCCGCAGCAAACGTCGCTAAGACGATCGTCGAGGTTGTTCAG CTGTGCCATAAGCATGGGGTGATACATCGAGACTTGAAGCCTGAAAACTTCTTGTTTGCGAACAATTCAGAAGATTCACCCTTAAAGGCGATCGACTTTGGCCTCTCTGTGTTCTTCAAACCTG GTCAGCGATTCACCGAAGTTGTTGGAAGTCCATATTACATAGCACCTGAAGTCCTCAAAAGAAGCTATGGACCAGAGGTAGATGTATGGAGTGCGGGGGTTATTCTTTACATTTTATTGTGTGGAGTTCCACCTTTTTGGGCAG AAAATGATGAAGGCATCATCCAGTCAATTCTTAACTCttctatagattttgaaagaGAACCTTGGCCAAAGATATCCAGAAATGCGAAGGATCTCGTGCAGCTAATGCTAGATCCTAATCCATCAACCAGATTGACAGCTCAGCAAGTTCTtg atCATCCTTGGCTTCAGCATGCTAACAAGGCTCCCAATGTCTCACTCGGAGAAACTGTGAGAACAAGGCTCCAGCAATTCTCAGTCATGAACAGGTTTAAGAAGAAAGCCCTCAGA GTGGTAGCTGAGCAATTGCCGATAGAAGAAGTAGCAAATATTAAGAAGATTTTTTATATGATGGACAAGGACAAGAATGGGACTCTAACCCTCGAAGAACTAAAAGAGGGTTTGCACATAATTGGGAATCCTGTTCCGGAACCAGACGTTAAAATGTTACTGGAAGCG GCTGATGTTGATGGAAATGGCACCCTAGACTGCGAAGAGTTCATGACCGTCTCTGTTCATCTTAAAAAGATCAGCAGTGAGGAGCAATTAACAAAAGCATTCAATTACTTTGACAAAGATGGTAGTGGTTATATTGAGATGGATGAGCTAAGAGAAGCTTTAGTTGAGGGTGATGCACCTACTGAGCAAGTGATATGGGAAATCATCTCCGATGTTGACACAGACAAG GATGGACGGATTAGCTACAAAGAGTTTGAGTTAATGATGAAATCTGGATCAGACTGGAGGAATGGATCGCGACAGTACTCGAGACAATTGTTTAACAATCTAACTAAGAAGTTGTTCAAAGATAGCTCATTGAAGGAAAATTAA
- the LOC103979184 gene encoding protein SEMI-ROLLED LEAF 2, translated as MGVMSRRVLPACGNLCCFCPSLRARSRQPVKRYKKLLTDVFPRSPDGLPNDRMIGKLCEYASKNPMRIPKITNYLEQRCYKELRNGQFNSAKVVPCIYRKLLASCKEQMPLYATSLLSIVRTLLDQTQQDDMRILGCLTLVDFLNNQVDSTYMFNVEGFIPKLCQLGQEIGEDDRGLRLRSAGLQALASMVLFMGEYSHISMNFDDIVSVILDNYEAHQIGLGNSKQDFECNEHQNHWVEEVVRAEDNVSSFQDSWKKVLSVHQSTTIEFDATVDSSKSPTYWSKVCLQNMAKPAKEATTVRRVLEPLFRKLDSGKYWSPERGIACSVLSEIQLLMENTGQNSDLLISTLIKHIDHKSISKQLITQVNIINVARHLTQQAKFQGSLSIMTSISELMRHLRKCLQCSMEVSNQGDLDVEKWNSVLHFSLEECLVQLANKVGDVGPIIGIMAVLLENIPAAATVARATISSVYRTAQLVSSIRNLSYQKKAFPEALFHQLLLAMTHPDHETRVGSHRIFSAILVPTIVCPWSIPIIPLAFNGYDPEGTILVALSGFAPSGIIMEKFTHKSSFGNGSLDNTKELGDAMRNRMEDRSQKSSASFKQNLVHPSQSDSQSTVFSHLSAVNDGKAVSRSGEEELIFMRLSSHQVGLLLSSIWVQATSPENAPSNYEALAHTYSLALLFSRAKNSSHVALVRCFQLAFSLRRMAVDHENSLQPSRRRCLYTLASSMLIFSAKAGDLPEVVTSVKLMGRMVDPHLHLIEDSWLQATYLGSSSNVYGSEEDDVAAMEFLEKLEKDDEQLKQSVISHIMKKFEKLPEEKLLSLREQLLQEFSPDDALPLGAPLFMETPYPCSPLAQKGCQSCDEVMTPTFLEDGDNLSDAFRSQSDRKMSESMNNFDVLSVNQLIESVIETARQVASLPTSTIPVPYDQMKSQCEALVIGKQQKMSVLQSFKHQQVDWRVVPEENFVDSVDAHQTPHLPEAVLSLDEKEHVRRSNSLSSESEQSFRLPPASPYDKFLKAAGC; from the exons ATGGGGGTTATGTCGAGGCGCGTGCTGCCTGCATGCGGCAACCTCTGTTGCTTCTGCCCATCGTTGCGGGCACGGTCACGACAACCCGTAAAACGCTACAAGAAACTCCTCACCGACGTCTTTCCTCGCTCTCCG GATGGACTACCAAATGACAGAATGATAGGCAAGCTTTGTGAATATGCTTCAAAAAATCCAATGCGCATCCCAAAG ATTACAAATTACTTGGAGCAACGGTGTTACAAAGAACTGCGAAATGGACAATTCAATTCAGCAAAAGTTGTGCCATGCATTTATAGGAAATTGTTAGCCTCATGTAAGGAGCAAAT GCCATTGTATGCTACGAGCTTGTTGAGCATTGTGCGAACTCTACTTGATCAAACACAGCAAGATGATATGCGCATTCTCGGTTGTCTGACGCTTGTTGACTTCCTTAACAATCAG GTGGACAGCACATACATGTTCAATGTAGAGGGTTTCATACCAAAGCTTTGCCAACTTGGTCAAGAAATAGGGGAAGATGACAGGGGACTCCGTCTGCGTTCAGCAGGGCTGCAAGCTCTTGCATCAATG GTGCTTTTCATGGGTGAATACTCGCATATCTCAATGAACTTTGATGAT ATTGTGTCAGTGATATTGGATAATTATGAGGCTCATCAAATAGGCTTAGGAAACAGTAAGCAAGATTTTGAGTGCAATGAACATCAGAATCATTGGGTGGAAGAAGTTGTCAGGGCAGAAGATAATGTCTCGTCTTTCCAAGACTCCTGGAAGAAGGTTCTCTCAGTACATCAGAGCACAACTATTGAATTTGATGCCACAGT GGACTCCTCAAAAAGCCCTACATACTGGTCCAAAGTTTGCTTGCAGAACATGGCTAAACCTGCCAAAGAAGCGACTACTGTAAGGCGTGTTTTGGAGCCTCTTTTCCGTAAACTTGATAGTGGGAAATATTGGTCTCCTGAGAGAGGAATTGCTTGTTCTGTGTTATCTGAAATTCAGCTTCTAATGGAGAATACAG GACAAAATAGTGATCTGCTGATATCTACCTTAATCAAGCACATAGATCATAAGAGTATAAGCAAGCAACTTATCACGCAGGTCAATATTATTAATGTAGCTAGGCATCTTACGCAGCAGGCTAAGTTCCAAGGCTCACTGTCTATTATGACTTCTATAAGTGAATTGATGAGGCATTTGCGCAAATGCTTGCAATGTTCAATGGAAGTATCAAATCAGGGTGATCTTGATGTTGAAAAGTGGAACTCTGTCCTTCATTTTTCCTTGGAAGAGTGTCTCGTACAATTAGCAAATAAG GTTGGGGATGTTGGACCTATTATTGGCATCATGGCTGTCCTGCTGGAAAATATTCCTGCTGCTGCTACTGTAGCCAGGGCAACAATTTCTTCTGTTTATCGCACTGCTCAGCTAGTTTCTTCAATCCGTAACTTGTCATATCAAAAGAAG GCTTTTCCAGAAGCTCTATTTCACCAGCTGCTCTTAGCAATGACACACCCTGATCATGAAACAAGAGTCGGCTCCCATCGCATCTTTTCTGCTATTCTTGTGCCCACAATTGTTTGTCCTTGGTCAATTCCAATTATTCCACTTGCTTTTAATGGATATGATCCAGAAGGAACAATTCTGGTAGCTCTCTCAGGTTTTGCTCCTTCAGGAATCATAATGGAGAAGTTCACACACAAGAGTTCCTTTGGGAATGGATCCTTAGATAATACAAAGGAATTAGGTGATGCAATGAGAAACAGGATGGAGGACAGATCACAAAAGTCTAGTGCAAGCTTTAAGCAAAATTTAGTTCACCCATCTCAGAGTGACAGTCAGAGCACTGTGTTTTCTCACCTATCTGCAGTGAATGATGGAAAAGCCGTCAGCAGATCTGGAGAAGAA GAGTTGATCTTTATGCGATTGAGTAGCCACCAAGTGGGTCTTCTGCTCTCATCAATATGGGTCCAGGCAACATCACCAGAAAATGCTCCTTCAAATTATGAGGCACTGGCACACACTTACAGTCTAGCTTTATTATTTTCTCGAGCCAAG AACTCGAGCCATGTGGCCCTGGTCCGTTGTTTTCAGTTAGCATTCTCTCTGAGGAGGATGGCTGTAGACCATGAAA ACTCTTTGCAGCCTTCTCGTAGAAGATGTTTGTATACCTTGGCATCCTCCATGCTTATATTTTCTGCGAAGGCCGGTGATCTGCCAGAAGTAGTTACTTCTGTTAAATTGATGGGTAGGATG GTAGATCCACACCTTCATCTAATTGAAGATAGCTGGCTGCAAGCAACCTATTTAGGATCTTCCAGTAATGTTTATGGCTCTGAGGAAGATGATGTTGCTGCAATGGAGTTCCTTGAGAAATTAGAAAAGGATGATGAGCAACTAAAACAATCTGTCATTTCCCACATAATGAAGAAATTTGAGAAGCTACCTGAG GAAAAACTACTTTCTTTAAGAGAGCAGCTCTTGCAAGAATTTTCACCAGATGATGCTCTGCCACTTGGTGCACCATTGTTCATGGAGACACCTTACCCATGTTCACCTCTTGCACAAAAGGGATGTCAATCATGTGATGAG GTCATGACTCCTACATTTTTGGAGGATGGAGACAACTTGTCAGATGCATTCAGAAGTCAATCGGATCGGAAGATGTCGGAGTCTATGAATAATTTTGATGTCTTAAGTGTTAATCAATTGATTGAATCG GTTATTGAAACAGCACGACAAGTTGCTAGTTTGCCAACTTCGACAATCCCAGTACCTTATGACCAAATGAAAAGCCAATGTGAAGCCCTTGTGATCGGGAAACAGCAGAAGATGTCTGTGCTCCAAAGCTTCAAGCATCAGCAAGTAGACTGGAGAGTTGTGCCCGAAGAGAATTTTGTTGATTCGGTGGACGCTCACCAG ACACCACATCTTCCGGAAGCAGTGTTAAGCTTGGATGAGAAGGAGCACGTTCGACGTAGCAATTCACTGTCGAGTGAGTCTGAGCAGTCATTCAGGCTGCCACCTGCAAGCCCATACGACAAATTCCTGAAAGCTGCTGGCTGTTGA